ATCTGGCTCATAATCACCTACCATATGCAAAGGTTTCTACCCGTTGCGGAGAGGCTGACCTGCAGCTCATTTTTCGTCATGAGAAAACGACGAGCAAAGACGAAAAATGCCATGAAACAAAAAATAATAATCTCGAGAACCTTCGGTGCTTTCAGTGTGACATGCTTAATTTGCCACAGGCTTTTCTTTTTGCATTTTTGGCGCAGCTTACATGAAGAAAAACTGTGGACGAATCGTGACCAGTTAATATATGTTGTTTAGAAACTGTTTTGAAATTTGAAATTTAGAAATTAGAAACCCTAGTTCTTGGGCTGTTTGCTCGGGTAAGATGGGACCCAACAAGCAAAACGGGCTGAATGTGTGTGTGTAAGCCCAACGTGAGATGGTTGGGCCTTCCTTATCCCTCGTCCCACTCCCACGGTCCCACCCACCTCTCTCCCTCCGTCCTCGTCCACACACTCTCCTCGATGTCGCCTATCGCGGCGCACCGAGCCTCTCCGGCCATGTGGTCCCCGcagcctccgccgccccgcctccaGCTCCGGCGACCGGCGGGGACGCCCCTTCACTCCTCGCGCCGCCTCAGCCGCATCGCCGCATCGCAGGAGGACCCGCTGACCGCGCTGACCCGCGTGCTGTGGGGCCGCGCGCTGCCGCCGTCGCAGCTCGTGCTCGCCGTGCGCCACGGCTGGACCTCGGCGTGGCGGCTCCTCATGCGCCAGCTCGCGCCCTCCGACCCGGCCACGGGCGCCTTCACCCGCACCCCGTCCCGCTTCCCGGCCGTCGCGCAGCCCGCGCCCGGCCCCGGCGCGCGCCTCCACCTCTACGTCGGCCTTCCCTGCCCCTGGGCCCACCGCGCGCTCCTCGTCCGGGCCCTCCTCGGCCTGGGGCCCCGCCTCCCCGTCTCCGTGGCCGTCCCGGGCGACGACGGCGCGTGGTCCTTCACGCCGGAGAGCCCCGACGCGCTCTACGGCTCCCACAGGCTCCGGGACGTGTACGCCGCCCGGCGCGGCGGGTTCGAGGGCCGGGCGTCCGTGCCCATGCTCTGGGACGCCGACCGCCGCGAGGTGGTCTGCAACGAGAGCATCGAGATCGCCAAGTTCCTCTGCACGCTCGTGGACGACGGCGCCGGAGGCCTCGACCTCTGGCCGCCGGAGCACCGCGAGGAGATCGACCGCTGGTACGGCGTCATCTACCCGAGCGTCAACAACGGCGTGTACCGGTGCGGGTTCGCGCAGAGCCAGGCGGCCTACGACGCGGCGGCGGGCGAGCTGTTCGACGCGCTGGACATGCTCGAGGACCACCTCTCCGGGTCCCGGTACCTGTGCGCCGGCGCCGGCGTGACGCTGGCCGACGTGTGCCTCTTCACCACGCTCATAAGGTTCGACCTGGTGTACAACCCACTGTTCCGGTGCAGCCGGAGGAAGCTGGTTGAGTACCCCAGCCTCCACGCCTACATGCGGGAGATCTACCAGTTGCCCGGCGCCGCCGAGACCTGCGACATGGCCGCCATCGCCGACGGGTACTTTGGGACGCTCTTCCCGCTCAACCCCGGCGGGATCCTGCCCGTCGTGCCGGCGAGCTGCAGCCGGGAGGCCCTCATGAAGCCTCATGGCAGAGAGGCAATGCCttctgttgctgctgctgctgctgatggTAGGCAGCTAGGAGCGGCTGCTAGTGTTGTTGGCTAGGATTACAGAGTGTAGCTGAATTGTGTAGCACATCAAATTACTTACTGAATAATACCTTGGTACATATAGAGGATGAAACAAAATGGCAGACTATTACTGTGACCGAGAGTTTCATGTCATATAAATGCTTTATTAGCAATATATTCTGTTGGTCGAAAGACTGATACATTGACAACAATGTAAGGAAGATTCAAGAACCTTCTACTAGTAAATATTGTGTATGGCATACTGGTCTCCATACATTTACATCCAGTCATGATGCTAATAATAATAAGGCAGTCAGGCCCTTTTACTTCAGATAATCGTAGCTCGTCGCTGATAGTTCAGATTGTATCATAACATCGATGCCCAAGGTGTCAGTCCTTGCTACATGGTCGTTTCAAAAGGCTTGCAACTGCGAAGCGATAAAATGTAAGTTTTAGAACCAAGGATTCTCACTGAGGACATTGTATATAAAAACATGCATCTGGAAAATAGAAAGTACGGAAAGACTGCTGGGTAGAGGTAAATATTACCATTGTCATGATTTGGTATCACCCTCTTCTGTTTCCATGTAAAGTTTGTGCTCTCTAATGTACTCGATTACTTCATCGCAAGTAAGATACTTTATTGAGAGATGTTTTCTTATACATTCTCTGCAATTTGATAAATGAATACAGGAATCAACAATGATACATCAAATAAATGAAAAACTGAAGGTAGTAATAGCATCTAATTATACAGGAAGCAACATAGATAAAAATGTCACCTTACTCTAGATGAACTGATCTGATTTGGCACAATCTCATCAACCGAAATGATGTTATCCTGAAAAACATACATGGGGAAACACACATGTGAGTAAAAATCATCAGTCAGTCGGGTAAGTAAGCTCCTCAAGCTAGAAGTTTCTCACCCTGCATTCTTGCAGTGTCTCGCTGCTGGATATTAGCTTTTGAACATCTTTTCCTTCCCTACGTATACAAACAACACCAAAGTCTTTACATATGGCCCTGACCTGGAAACAGAAAAGGTTGTGCATCAAAGTTACTTCTTCGATAAGGGCAATTCAAACAACAATTAAATAGGACACTGTGATTTATAAATAAGGGGTGCACAAATTTTGTATGTCGAATTGTGGATACCAAAAAATGTTCAAGTTTTATACCTGATCTGGAATCCAAACCCCTGGCGTGCTGAATGACTCCAGAAGGTCAGAACCACATAACAGCATTACCCTGACATCACCTGACAGAAAATGCATGTTGTAAAGGACGGATTTATATACAGGGAAAATGCACCGACACATTTGAATGATCACTGAACAGTGTGAGAGAAGGTATTACTGTATTGCAACAAAAAATCTTGCCATATACCTTGATCAGCTAAGCTGTCCTTGCACAGAGAGTTCGCAACCCTCGAGAGAACGGTCAAGGTGCGCTGATAACCTTTCTGCATTGTCTGTATCAAGACACAAGAATGTGTGCATCAAATACCCACATCATCCAAACTGAAAATACATTATGTGACAGCGCAAAATGAAAAATGAGGTTACCTCCCACGGATCAACCATCACAAAAGATGAGCTTCCACACGCCAATTCGCAGAGGCGAACCCGGTGAGCAGCGGGCAAGAGGTCCTAACCAGCCCCAAATTGCGAATTCAGTCACGAGAACGGCGTCAACCATGAACACAAATTGATACACATTTCCAGTTCATAGTACCTTCTTCTTATATGCATCGTTCACCGGGGACATGTACCCACCCAAAACACAGTACCCTCGCTGCTGCAACTCATCCTTCGCCAACTCTATATGAACGAAACACATCAAAAGATGGGGTAAGAGGTACTCTTCTCACTTTGCTGATCCCATTCTTAGGCTGTTCTTGAGACTTACTAGTACTAAACACAGTACCACACTGAATCACTGATAGGTGCAGCAGATTAGCAAGTGTTGATTGAGGCTTACCGAACATGCGCAGGTGCATGTAGGTGGGGGGATTgaagctgccggtggccaccagcaCAACGCCGCCTCGGCTTCCCCCATCCCTGCCGTCATCAAGAAACGAACGGGGGATCAGTCCAGCTATACGCATCAAGCAACCCAAGAAAATCCGAGAGCAGATTCTCTTCTTTCTGCTTACCGATTTGGATCCATGGAGAGCTTCTCCGTGGGGAAGGGGAGAGGAGCTTCCGCCTCCTCCATGGCCGCCCTCTGCAAATCCTCAGCCGAGCCGAGCTGATCTCTCGCTGCGGTTCTCTCTTCCTGCGGTGCGCCGTCGGCGGGAGGCCGGCAATCCGGCCGGCGTGCGCTGGAGCAAGATTCCCAAGTAGGAGGCTTTTTTTTAGAATGCTGGACTCTGTGTGCCCGTGTGGGTGGGCATCGCGatatgggccttgttgggccgcCGTGGTCATGCCCAGGGGCCCCGCTAGAATAATAACAAACAGGTCCACGGAGAGATGCAGCCTATCAAACGGGCCGGGCCCATGTGGCCTTGGGCAGCCCCGCGCGGCTCTATAAAGCCGCCTCCTCGAGCCGCTAGGTTTTGGtgctctcttcttcctcctctcctcctccctcggcggcggcgcaggcggcgcGGAGGCGACAGGCGAAGGCGAAATGGTGAGCGGATCGCCGCGGCTCCGGCGGAGGCCTCCTCCCTCCGCGGCGCTCCTTCTCGTCTAGATAGATGGATCTCGAGTTCTGACTGTTCCTTTGCTGTTGTTCTTGCGCAGACGAAGGGAACGGGCAGCTTCGGCAAGCGCCGGAACAAGACCCACACGCTGTGCATCCGCTGCGGCCGCCGCAGCTTCCACCTGCAGAAGAGCACCTGCTCCTCGTGCGGCTACCCCGCCGCCCGCATCCGCAAGTGTAAGTCCCGCGGCCAGATCCCCTTCCCCTATCTTAGCACGCGATTCCGGTCCGTCGACCTAGCTGGTTTAGGTAgatgtgttgcttggttctcgtATGTGCTGCCTGCGCGAGGCCGTGATTGCTTAGGTTTTCGGTGCTGTTGGGGTAGCCCCGTCGCTGTTGCCTAGAATCGCATGCATGCTAGCTCTGTGGCTCGACGTGGTATGCCTGTAGCTTGATGTGCCGTAGTTTTTATCTGGTTCTAATTTGTGATGAGTAGTTCTTGTTTGATACGATGTGTTAGgctttgatcataagcatgatagTTTGAAGATGCTGGGAATGACTGTAAAAAGGAATTCCTGCAAGACCCAACTCTAGTTATGAATTGTCATATAAGTATCTTACCTAGCTCTGTTACACCTCTGATAGAGGTTCAGCAACTAGAGCTATTAATAAGGTGGATGACTTGGCTGTTTGTTCACATGTATCATCGATCTTAAAATTTAagatgttcatcctgttctaagcAGTACACATTTGTAGCCAGCCTTTAGTGATGAAGTTTTAGTTAGTGCAGGGCAGTTAAGATTGATTGTCATATTGCTCTCACTGTCTTCTTATAAGTTAAAGCACATCTCTCATTTAGTAAGTGTTATGTTTCTTCTGCATCTGATAAGATTCTGTCTTGAAAAACAGACAACTGGAGTGTGAAGGCCATCAGGAGGAAGACCACCGGCACCGGGAGGATGAGGTACATGCGCCATGTGCCCAGGAGGTTCAAGAGCAACTTCAGAGAGGGTATACTTCTCTTCTCTCTTTAGTCTTGTTAATAAAATGTGCCAGCATATCCACCCATTGTGAGCTCTGTTTTGCTAAACTGCAATCCTGTGAATGTGTTCTTCAGGAACTGAGGCCGCACCAAGGAGCAAGGGAGCCTCTTCCAGCGGCAACTAGGCGTGACAGTCTCCATTTGTTGCCCTAAGCGAAGCCCTGATCATCAAACTTAGCTTTTTTGTTGGTTTCTACTGGAACTCTTATGTTTCTATGTTGCGAGGCAGactatatgatgcctggttatgTTATTTGCACAATTGTCGTGGACGTTAATCCTTCAGTTTTGAATGTTGAATTGTGTCGATGTCCTGTGTTAGATGCTGCATCTATTGTTCAATGTGCTATTTGTGACGAGTCttttttgttgtttcaatatgagatctttggtCAAGTTTTTATGCATGTAATAGACCATGACATGGTCACTCACATAGTGTTTGTCTGTTCATATTTACGCTGTGCAGGTACAGCAAGAACATAAAAATGCAACTTCCAATGTGAATAGCTCAATGCTTCATTTCTCTCTTAGCATTTTGAGTTCCAACATTGTCTTGTACACAGAACAGAGAGATTGTATGGAAGGTCATTTTGAGTTTCCTAGTTTTGTTTTCTAACTCAAAACTCGTACTCCCTCTGTAGTAAAATTCTTGTCTTAACTAAGACAAATTATTttgccatgcttctttaaacctgctattgtgtgatttagccgtagctcagtgttcatcttttgttaagtaTCTTGTGCAGTGTCTTAACTAAGACGAAAAAATTatgacggagggagtacaatgttAGATTTTTAGCATTCTTTGTTTGAAGAGCTAAACTGTTCTTTTTAACTTGGCTCACACTTTATTTTGGTGCACATTTGTATTACATCTCGGAAAATATCAAACCCAAATATGAATCATGCCTTGAAAAAAGTCAACAGACTCAACAGTCAAAATAGGTCGCCCTCTTGggttgtactccctccattccaaaatttCTACTCCTATAAAAATGTGAGTTGGTCACGATGGTGTGCCTACCTTCACGTCATCTGACTGTCCAATTCTTTTATAAAAAtgtgagttggtgatgatggtgtatCTGCCTTCACGTCATCTGCATATTTGTAACGTAAGGCTAAGATGGATTGTCCTCAAGCCACTCACACTTTTGCAAAGACACTAGTAAGATGCCCGTGCAccaagatgcattttttacaaaacacttgttgtgattgatcTATGCGGGAGTAATTTCATGtataaaaactaatgatatcacCTGTTGTAATTGGCGCATGCGGGAGTAATCTCATGTGTtcaaactaatgatatctcgagaaagatgGGAGATAAGGTGAGGAGTGGGGCATGGTGGTAATTAGTGGTCGGATTGAGTGGAGGCATGAGAATGGACGATGCCGGCAGCGGTCATCATGCCAaattgttccagaggcttccttttttaattgctcaacaatcaggttgtgggagataaggataaACGAGAAAAGTCCTTATCTACAAGTGTGAAGAGAGATACGGATATCTTTTTATAAAATTAtaatagtttgctttctatccagTAGCAGAAACGCCATGAGTATGCTTCGGCGTTTCAAGCGCAGAGGTTTTCGGCCGGAGGAGAGCTACTCGTTTCTGGAGGTGCCGATGCCAAACTACCAATACATGACGAGCAGTGTTTGTGCGCTAGATTTTTTTTTTCAGTTTTCTTCATGTTCGATTAGCTGCGTATTTCACGATATAATCCCGCCCTTGTCTCTGATTCTGATTTTGATTATTCTTGTGGATTTCAGATAGAAGGGCACTTCGCAGCAGGGTCATGACGAGAAAGGTGGATAATATGTCTATTTTTATGTAGTTTTTTTTAGAGAACTGACACTAATTTCTCTCAAAATATGTCAATTTGCAGAGAATTTAGTAATGGAACGGTCTACACTGAAGGCTGGTCTAGAAGTGGCAGTATATTTGTAAGCGTTGTGCCAATTTTCAATGATCTGACTAAACTGATCGTTTCTGAAATTTAGCCAAAAATTATGTCATTTTGCCACTACTGTTTTTGTACAGAATTCTTGTCTATTTGGGTGGTGCCAAACAGTGCCAAATTGCATAGTTGTATGTTATCTAGGACCTCTATTGCATATGACCTAGAGTTGTCTCTGAAATATGTTGGCATCACATGGCAATGAAAATTACAACATTATTTATTCCTGGTGTAATCTTAATCCAACAATACACCATTTGATTCCCTACTTGTTAGGTGGTACATAAATAGTCAAACCAGGGTTCATGGCATcaactatttttttgttgtttGAATCACAATGGTGCAGAGGCCGGGGATTAGCCTACTTTTCAGAAAAAATGTTCCTTTTTTCGACTATGAGGTAGTATTAGCATAGTTGTACCGGAAATTATTCTGTATTGCTGCAAGGCATTTTGAGTAACATGTAATGTTTCTACTTTCTACACAAGTGAAAATAAAACTTCTTCTGAAAAGCTAGAACATAAGTCGGTCAAATATTGAGTTCCACACTTATGTTGGGAGTATCGAGGTAGAACTAAATGGGTGATGTTTCTTTTGCTGGGGTAGGAAGTAGGAAGCAGGTAGCTTGGATCACAGCACAAAAATTTGTAAAAATTTGTTGCACCTTAGTATTACAATGTACAGGGTTGTACAACTTTGATACTTGCTTTAGTGTTCGTGATATTTTCCTCCGGATGACGATGGGAGTGTGCCCCCTCCCATAGAGCTCAGAGAGGTCTCTCTGTTGCCGATGCTGTTGTAGGGCCTTCATTTCATGCGTTTTCCCGATCTCAAGCAGGGCCagg
This genomic interval from Triticum urartu cultivar G1812 unplaced genomic scaffold, Tu2.1 TuUngrouped_contig_3984, whole genome shotgun sequence contains the following:
- the LOC125527468 gene encoding 60S ribosomal protein L37-2 yields the protein MTKGTGSFGKRRNKTHTLCIRCGRRSFHLQKSTCSSCGYPAARIRKYNWSVKAIRRKTTGTGRMRYMRHVPRRFKSNFREGTEAAPRSKGASSSGN
- the LOC125527465 gene encoding glutathionyl-hydroquinone reductase PcpF-like produces the protein MSPIAAHRASPAMWSPQPPPPRLQLRRPAGTPLHSSRRLSRIAASQEDPLTALTRVLWGRALPPSQLVLAVRHGWTSAWRLLMRQLAPSDPATGAFTRTPSRFPAVAQPAPGPGARLHLYVGLPCPWAHRALLVRALLGLGPRLPVSVAVPGDDGAWSFTPESPDALYGSHRLRDVYAARRGGFEGRASVPMLWDADRREVVCNESIEIAKFLCTLVDDGAGGLDLWPPEHREEIDRWYGVIYPSVNNGVYRCGFAQSQAAYDAAAGELFDALDMLEDHLSGSRYLCAGAGVTLADVCLFTTLIRFDLVYNPLFRCSRRKLVEYPSLHAYMREIYQLPGAAETCDMAAIADGYFGTLFPLNPGGILPVVPASCSREALMKPHGREAMPSVAAAAADGRQLGAAASVVG
- the LOC125527467 gene encoding nicotinamide/nicotinic acid mononucleotide adenylyltransferase-like, which gives rise to MEEAEAPLPFPTEKLSMDPNRDGGSRGGVVLVATGSFNPPTYMHLRMFELAKDELQQRGYCVLGGYMSPVNDAYKKKDLLPAAHRVRLCELACGSSSFVMVDPWETMQKGYQRTLTVLSRVANSLCKDSLADQGDVRVMLLCGSDLLESFSTPGVWIPDQVRAICKDFGVVCIRREGKDVQKLISSSETLQECRDNIISVDEIVPNQISSSRVRECIRKHLSIKYLTCDEVIEYIREHKLYMETEEGDTKS